The following are encoded together in the Macadamia integrifolia cultivar HAES 741 chromosome 10, SCU_Mint_v3, whole genome shotgun sequence genome:
- the LOC122090597 gene encoding eukaryotic translation initiation factor-like → MASEGEVMVESAGAAAPVAEMGETKPKHRLERKWTFWFDNQSKPKQGAAWGSSLRKGYTFDTVEEFWCLYDQIFRPSKFPANAEFHLFKTGIEPKWEDPECANGGKWTVTSSRKTNLDAMWLETLMALIGEQFEESDEICGVVASVRQRQDKVALWTRTASNEAVQMGIGRKWKEIIDVTDKISYNFHDDSRREKSNRVRYNV, encoded by the exons ATGGCGAGTGAAGGAGAGGTAATGGTTGAATCTGCAGGAGCTGCGGCACCAGTTGCAGAGATGGGGGAGACGAAACCTAAGCATCGGCTGGAGCGAAAGTGGACGTTTTGGTTTGATAACCAATCGAAGCCCAAGCAGGGTGCTGCTTGGGGATCCTCTCTTCGCAAAGGTTACACCTTTGATACCGTCGAAGAGTTCTGGTG CTTGTACGATCAGATATTTCGACCCAGTAAGTTTCCTGCGAATGCCGAATTTCACTTGTTCAAAACTGGGATTGAGCCCAAATGGGAAGACCCCGAATGTGCCAATGGAGGAAAGTGGACTGTTACCAGCAGCAGAAAGACAAACCTTGATGCCATGTGGCTTGAAACT CTGATGGCTCTGATTGGCGAGCAATTTGAGGAAAGTGATGAGATCTGTGGTGTGGTTGCAAGCGTGCGCCAGCGGCAGGACAAGGTTGCATTATGGACTAGAACTGCTTCCAATGAAGCTGTTCAG ATGGGCATTGGGAGGAAGTGGAAAGAGATCATTGATGTCACTGATAAGATCTCATACAACTTCCAT GATGATTCAAGGAGGGAAAAATCGAATAGAGTTCGATACAATGTGTGA
- the LOC122092005 gene encoding protein PROTON GRADIENT REGULATION 5, chloroplastic-like, with protein MATSISATGFKTGLLPSSFHGSWGTSSFVGEDYTALAKSVPRWVRVAKPVRSQPVMKNVNEGKGVFAPVVVYTRNLIGKKPFNQIRGKAIALHSQVITEFCKSIGADAKQRQGLIRLAKKNGERLGFLA; from the exons ATGGCTACTTCAATTTCTGCAACTGGGTTCAAAACaggtcttcttccttcttctttccatgGAAGCTGGGGGACTTCCTCCTTTGTTGGTGAAGATTACACAGCCCTTGCAAAGTCAGTACCCAGATGGGTTCGTGTGGCTAAGCCAGTAAGGTCACAACCAGTTATGAAGAACGTTAATGAAGGAAAAGGTGTGTTTGCTCCAGTTGTTGTTTATACCCGCAATCTCATTGGGAAGAAGCCATTCAATCAGATTAGAGGAAAAGCCATTGCCTTACACTCACAG GTAATCACTGAATTCTGTAAATCGATAGGGGCAGATGCAAAACAAAGACAAGGATTGATTCGATTGGCAAAGAAGAATGGAGAAAGGCTTGGATTCCTTGCTTAA
- the LOC122092251 gene encoding probable leucine-rich repeat receptor-like protein kinase At1g35710 has translation MSPSQKHSILLLQLLFLLFLSMKIASSARTEAKALLKWKWKNNLCSSSLDSWSSTTITNCCNWTGIVCNGAGSVSEINLSNSNLTGTLDQLNFPSLPNLTLLDLSSNNPQGSIPFRIGNISKLIVLNLGNNSFSDFIPSEIGQLSALHVLDLSGNNLVGPIPYQLSDLQNVRHLNLGSNYLESPVSSKFIGIPHLTYLSLFLNSLTEFPSFILRCENLIYLDLSLNNLTGPLPISLVTSLPKIQYLNLTENFLEGSLPANLSKLTSLKDLLLGVNRFVGGIPAEIGLFHSLRVLTLNNNSLGGHIPASLGQLSMLHLLDLHASGLDSTIPPELGNCTNLSFLDLSINSLTGVLPSSLSNLKKISALGMSSNLLSGEISPFFIYSWTQLISLQLQNNSFTGKIPPEIGRLQQLKYLFLFINQLTGSIPPELGNLKGLLELDLSMNAFTGPIPPTLWNLKQLQLLNLFYNNLTGTIPPEIRNLTSLVVLDLNDNQLQGELPNTISHLENLQILSLFNNHFSGIIPRDLGSRSSSLANFGISNNSFSGELPPRLCSGFSLEKLTVQYNNFTGPLPDCLQNCSELIRVRLEGNRFTGDISKAFGVHPNLVYINISWNQFSAEIGSLNQLHDLSLSSNELTGDIPSELGNLDLLFNLNLSNNHLTGMIPYKIGSLNKLQHLDFSGNALTGNIPGVLGICINLVMLNLSNNKLSGEIPLELGYLVALQSFLDLSTNSLSGGIPPDLGNLNSLENLNLSHNNLSGRIPTELSRMSSLPYIDLSFNKLSGEVPTGGIFQQAPEAAFIGNAGLCGKADGLPPCNSNVIRKSRKYGINVLIAAIIPVFTIFFLGTIITGLLIIRRKLEQPSEDMESCKEDETPLTLIWENDGRFKFTDVVHCTEIDEKYCIGKGGFGSVYKAVLPTGQIVTIKRLKFPDSGDIPDTNRQSFVNEIRNLRDVRHRNIIKLNGFCSMEGCLCLVYDYVERGSLGKILYGKEGVEELDWLKRMKIIQGVAHAIAYLHHDCVLAMVHRDITVNNILLGSGFEPRLSDFGTAKLVRSDSSNWTDIVGSYGYMAPEVALTMRVTEKCDTYSFGVLMDLLDQRLPPPTGQLAEDLVFIVRMALSCKSVDPESRPTMCFMAKELSIHTQAYLDYLTESP, from the exons ATGTCTCCAAGTCAGAAacattctattcttcttctccaacttctttttctcctcttcctttcaATGAAGATAGCATCATCAGCAAGAACAGAGGCCAAAGCTCTGCTCAAATGGAAGTGGAAGAACAACTtatgttcttcttctcttgattcATGGTCCTCCACCACCATCACCAATTGCTGTAACTGGACCGGCATTGTCTGCAATGGTGCCGGAAGTGTTTCTGAGATAAACCTCTCAAACTCAAATCTCACCGGGACACTTGACCAGCTCAACTTCCCATCACTACCAAATCTGACCCTCTTGGATCTCAGCTCCAACAATCCCCAGGGTTCGATTCCCTTCCGCATTGGTAATATATCCAAGCTCATTGTATTGAACCTTGGAAACAATAGTTTCAGCGATTTCATCCCCTCGGAGATAGGGCAGTTGTCGGCGCTACATGTTCTTGACCTCAGCGGCAACAATTTGGTCGGTCCAATTCCTTATCAGCTCAGCGATCTTCAAAATGTTAGGCACTTGAATCTTGGATCCAATTACTTGGAATCCCCTGTTTCATCTAAGTTCATTGGAATTCCTCATTTGACATACCTAAGCTTATTTCTCAATTCACTTACAGAATTCCCTTCTTTCATTCTCCGCTGCGAAAATCTGATTTACCTTGATCTCTCACTGAACAACCTGACGGGTCCTTTACCAATCTCACTCGTAACCAGTTTACCCAAGATTCAATACCTCAATCTTACTGAGAATTTCTTAGAAGGATCATTACCTGCAAACCTGTCCAAGCTCACCAGTCTCAAAGATCTACTTCTAGGGGTCAACAGATTCGTCGGAGGTATACCTGCTGAGATTGGTTTGTTTCACAGTCTTCGTGTTCTCACATTAAACAATAATTCACTGGGAGGACATATTCCTGCTTCTCTAGGCCAACTCAGTATGCTTCATTTACTTGATCTCCATGCTTCTGGACTGGATTCTACTATTCCTCCTGAGCTTGGCAATTGCACTAACCTCTCCTTCCTAGACCTTTCAATAAATTCACTCACTGGGGTCTTACCTTCTTCCCTGTCAAATTTGAAAAAGATATCTGCTTTAGGTATGTCTAGTAACTTGCTTTCAGGAGAGATTTCACCTTTCTTCATTTACAGTTGGACTCAATTAATCTCCTTGCAACTTCAAAACAATTCCTTCACTGGAAAGATTCCTCCAGAGATTGGCAGGTTGCAACAGCTCAAATACCTCTTCCTCTTCATTAATCAGCTAACAGGGTCCATCCCACCTGAGCTAGGAAACCTCAAAGGTTTATTGGAGTTAGACCTCTCAATGAATGCATTCACAGGTCCAATACCTCCCACATTGTGGAACCTAAAACAGCTTCAACTTCTAAATCTTTTTTACAACAATCTAACTGGTACAATTCCACCGGAAATTAGGAACCTGACATCTCTAGTGGTGCTTGATCTCAATGACAATCAACTGCAAGGGGAGTTGCCAAACACCATATCTCACCTTGAGAATCTTCAGATACTTTCCTTGTTTAACAACCATTTCTCTGGTATCATCCCAAGGGATTTGGGAAGTAGAAGTTCCTCTTTGGCTAATTTTGGCATTTCTAACAACAGCTTTTCTGGTGAGCTACCTCCAAGGTTATGTAGTGGCTTCTCCCTTGAAAAATTGACAGTTCAGTATAACAATTTTACTGGGCCACTGCCAGATTGCTTACAGAATTGTTCAGAACTAATCAGAGTTCGTTTAGAAGGGAACAGATTCACCGGGGACATATCAAAGGCATTTGGAGTACACCCAAATCTTGTTTACATCAATATCAGTTGGAATCAATTCTCAG CTGAGATTGGGAGTCTGAACCAATTGCATGACCTAAGCCTGTCTTCAAATGAATTGACTGGAGATATTCCATCTGAATTGGGGAATTTAGATTTGTTATTCAATCTCAACCTGAGCAACAATCACTTAACAGGGATGATCCCCTACAAAATTGGGAGTTTGAATAAACTCCAACATTTGGACTTCTCAGGAAATGCATTAACAGGCAATATTCCTGGGGTACTTGGAATTTGCATCAACCTAGTGATGTTGAACTTAAGCAACAACAAGTTATCTGGTGAAATACCACTTGAGTTGGGCTATTTAGTTGCATTGCAGTCATTCCTAGATCTTAGCACAAATTCACTATCAGGAGGAATCCCTCCAGACCTTGGGAATCTGAACTCATTGGAGAATCTCAATCTTTCCCATAACAACCTCTCAGGCAGAATTCCAACAGAATTATCCAGAATGTCAAGTCTACCATATATTGACCTTTCCTTCAACAAGTTGAGCGGCGAGGTACCAACCGGAGGCATTTTCCAACAAGCACCTGAAGCGGCCTTCATCGGAAATGCAGGCTTATGTGGAAAAGCAGATGGGTTGCCACCTTGTAATTCCAATGTCATCAGAAAATCCAGAAAGTATGGTATAAATGTACTTATAGCTGCCATTATTCctgtttttaccattttttttttaggaaccATCATTACTGGACTCCTGATCATAAGAAGGAAACTAGAACAACCATCTGAAGATATGGAAAGTTGCAAAGAGGATGAGACACCTCTCACATTGATTTGGGAAAATGATGGGAGATTCAAATTCACTGATGTTGTCCATTGTACTGAGATCGATGAGAAGTATTGCATTGGGAAAGGAGGGTTTGGGAGTGTTTACAAAGCAGTGTTGCCAACAGGTCAGATTGTCACCATTAAACGACTAAAATTTCCAGATTCAGGTGATATCCCAGACACAAATCGACAAAGTTTTGTGAATGAAATCCGCAACTTAAGAGATGTAAGACACCGAAATATAATTAAACTGAATGGATTTTGTTCAATGGAGGGTTGCTTGTGTTTGGTGTATGATTATGTAGAGAGGGGCAGTCTGGGAAAGATTTTGTATGggaaggaaggtgtggaggagcTGGACTGGTTGAAGAGAATGAAGATTATCCAAGGGGTGGCCCATGCAATTGCTTATTTGCACCATGACTGTGTTCTGGCAATGGTTCACCGGGATATAACTGTTAATAATATTTTGCTTGGGTCAGGGTTTGAACCTCGGCTTTCTGACTTTGGAACAGCAAAGTTAGTGAGATCTGATTCATCCAACTGGACGGACATTGTAGGATCTTACGGTTACATGGCTCCAG AGGTTGCATTGACAATGAGGGTCACAGAAAAATGTGACACTTATAGCTTTGGGGTG TTGATGGATTTGTTGGACCAAAGGCTTCCTCCTCCCACAGGTCAATTGGCAGAAGATCTGGTTTTTATAGTTAGAATGGCCCTATCATGCAAAAGTGTTGATCCTGAGTCACGACCTACCATGTGTTTCATGGCAAAAGAGCTATCTATTCACACTCAGGCATATCTGGACTATTTAACAGAATCACCCTGA